The proteins below come from a single Mya arenaria isolate MELC-2E11 chromosome 6, ASM2691426v1 genomic window:
- the LOC128239448 gene encoding uncharacterized protein LOC128239448, with translation MPIDRRGGIQLGVLLLAVPVQFIISQWMLSTESQRSYAIKSLIDEASDFKEDYLSWKSWKTWCSRFIHNMSPYSDTPFFEGQEDPNGESPAYEVLNHMEPEGYFAASAEPRTLRPPAVKYRIGQVVKHKRWGYRGVIIGWDEYAKAPENWIKMNHPQGMEGWRTQPNYAILVDTRDRLAPQITYVPQENLEIIINMQILHPSIEDYFEKFDGAQYLPRPWLKAVYPQDN, from the exons ATGCCAATAGACAGGAGAGGCGGTATACAGCTTGGCGTTCTCTTGCTAGCTGTCCCTGTACAGTTTATCATTTCTCAGTGGATGCTGTCCACAGAATCTCAGAGAAGCTATGCCATAAAAAG CTTGATTGATGAGGCAAGCGACTTTAAAGAGGACTATCTCTCATGGAAATCATGGAAGACTTGGTGCTCACGCTTCATCCACAACATGTCCCCATATAGTGACACGCCCTTCTTTGAGGGCCAGGAAGACCCCAATGGCGAATCCCCAGCCTATGAGGTGCTTAACCACATGGAACCCGAGGGGTACTTTGCAG CCTCAGCAGAACCACGAACTCTTCGACCTCCGGCGGTGAAATACCGCATTGGTCAGGTGGTCAAACACAAGCGCTGGGGATACAGAGGTGTTATTATAGGCTGGGATGAATATGCCAAG GCACCTGAAAACTGGATAAAGATGAACCACCCTCAGGGCATGGAG GGATGGCGTACACAACCCAACTATGCAATACTGGTTGACACGAGAGATCGGCTCGCTCCTCAGATAACTTATGTCCCACAGGAAAATTTGGAGATTATTATCAATATGCAA ATATTACACCCAAGTATAGAAGATTACTTCGAGAAGTTTGATGGTGCTCAATACTTGCCCCGCCCCTGGCTCAAGGCTGTCTACCCTCAAGACAACTGA